AACTCCGAGTTCGACATGCAGCCGGTCCGCATTGTCTCCAAAAACCTGACCGGAATCAACAACAATATTATTGTAAACGCAGGAGCCTCCCACGGTCTTGAAATTGGTATGCCCGTTGTGAATCACGAAGGGCTCATCGGTACGGTCACCCTTATGGCAGACCGGCATGCGCAGGTTCTGCCGCTTTTCAACAGGCAGTTCAGGGCAAGCGTACGACTCGAAGACAGCCGGGCATTCGGAATTCTTTCGTGGGAATCCGATAACCTATCGGAGCTTGTCGTCAACTTTGTGCCCCAGACCATTCCTGTACAGCCCGGTATGCGGGTGTTTACTTCCGGGCTGAGCAACAAACTTCCCGCCAATATTCCGGTCGGAACGGTTATACGGGCCATACCGGAACCGGGTCGTGAAACGCAGCGCATTTATGTCGCGCCCTATGTTAATTTTTCAACCCTGGCCGAAGGCCATGTTTTGCTGTATACGGTTGAAGCAGAAATCATCGAGCTGGAACAAGAATGGCAGGAAATGTTTGAATGAAACAGTCTCTTGCTATCGACCTCTTTATCGGGCTTGCTGCCGTACTGCTTCAGGTGATGATATTCCGGCACCTTGAATTATGGGGCGTAACCCCTGACGCCGGATTTCTCTACATTCTCGGCCTTTGTGCCATAAGACCCCGCACCTACGCCCTGCTTACAGGTGCTGCAATTGCGATCCTGCTCGACATCTTTCTGGATA
This genomic stretch from Cyclonatronum proteinivorum harbors:
- the mreC gene encoding rod shape-determining protein MreC; translation: MRIRFTKIGDIRDQLISAGLILVALLMIVARQDEAFQNVRKVSITLISYVEAPLSNVRVYRSALRTNAALEQNTILLQDEISRLRSLRDENDVLRALLNFRENSEFDMQPVRIVSKNLTGINNNIIVNAGASHGLEIGMPVVNHEGLIGTVTLMADRHAQVLPLFNRQFRASVRLEDSRAFGILSWESDNLSELVVNFVPQTIPVQPGMRVFTSGLSNKLPANIPVGTVIRAIPEPGRETQRIYVAPYVNFSTLAEGHVLLYTVEAEIIELEQEWQEMFE